Proteins encoded together in one Alteribacter keqinensis window:
- the dnaE gene encoding DNA polymerase III subunit alpha produces the protein MSFVHLHVHSEYSFLYGAGKIKDLTRRAKELNMTALALTDKNGMYGAVPFYKECYSRGIKPLLGVELTAKSRGDTLFQIILLARNKTGLRELMKLTALAYEHAEKGRPVLPVSALNAITKESIVAISPFEGGILQHLVSEGNLEGASETLFALEDLFGKGHVFTEVQSHNRAEEKELLLALNKWRKESDNKIQFVASNHVQFVFPEQSRAHRVVQAIGRGVTLEELPAPVSSDDYYLKTQDEMARLFRGWPEALEATVHIADMCNVEIDLGNQVLPEYPVPQGESAGSYLRKKCEEGIAKRYGDTPGQGVWERLDYELSVIHSMNYDDYFLIVWDFMDYAHTQGMLTGPGRGSAAGSLVAYVLEITDVDPIQYELLFERFLNPERVSMPDIDIDFPDDRRDEVIRYVAQKYGRDHVAQIITFGTLAAKAALRDGGRVMQTPQKLIDRLAKLIPSKPNIKLHEAKKDVPAISKLLEEHEELDELFSIAVEIEGLPRHTSVHAAGVVISRDKLTDIVPVQTGNDDINLTQYPMGILEELGLLKMDFLGLRNLSFIKNITELIKEDHGETIDIKAIPFNDKNTFSMLSEGDASGVFQLESSGMRSVLKRLKPTEFEDIVAVNALYRPGPMENIPVYIKRKHGLEKVTYPHADLKPILEKTYGVLIYQEQIMQIASRMAGFSLGEADILRRAVGKKKREVLEKGRAQFVGGSTKNGYSAKEADGVYDLIVRFADYGFNRSHAVAYSIIAYQLAYLKANYPTSFLTALLSGVIHHQEKMAEYIAEARRKGIKVKGPSVIESSARFKAIGNEIWIGLAAVKNVGVQAIQAILEERAKEPFQDLFDLCARIAPRHLPKRALEALIVSGACDEFGIHRAGLLANLDAAMEYGAKLNESRSQKGTALFDEDVVKPDYFDVPPFGDQEELQFEKQVLGFYATNHPVHSYGDTLEEYQRSTVKHTLENSDEGKVVRLAGLIEDVKVIKTKKRQQMAFMQLTDETGEAEITLFPKIFEKYRSVVNKGELLFIEGRTSYHNGQLKINADKMTLLENLKKSFKQKAGKVLYVKLDGDHQDPGYRDRLKRMLKDDPGEVRVVLYDEEVKKVYRLNEEWSVSGDESLLIRLKDLLGEKNIVIRQE, from the coding sequence CAGTGAATACAGTTTTTTGTACGGAGCCGGAAAAATAAAAGACCTCACCCGCAGAGCGAAGGAGCTTAACATGACTGCCCTTGCCCTGACTGATAAAAATGGAATGTACGGAGCGGTTCCTTTTTACAAGGAATGTTACAGCCGGGGAATCAAACCTCTTTTAGGGGTTGAATTGACTGCTAAGAGCCGGGGGGACACGCTCTTTCAGATCATCCTGCTAGCCAGGAACAAAACAGGATTAAGAGAACTAATGAAACTTACAGCACTGGCTTATGAGCATGCGGAGAAAGGCAGGCCGGTTCTGCCGGTATCGGCCCTGAACGCCATAACAAAAGAAAGTATTGTAGCCATATCTCCTTTTGAAGGAGGGATACTCCAGCATCTGGTCTCTGAGGGAAATCTGGAAGGAGCGTCAGAAACTTTATTTGCTTTAGAGGACCTTTTTGGAAAGGGACACGTCTTTACAGAAGTTCAAAGCCATAACCGTGCCGAGGAAAAAGAGCTGCTTCTTGCGTTAAACAAATGGCGGAAAGAATCGGATAACAAGATTCAGTTTGTGGCTTCCAACCATGTTCAGTTTGTTTTCCCTGAACAGTCCAGAGCCCACCGCGTTGTCCAGGCGATCGGGAGGGGAGTAACACTTGAAGAGCTTCCTGCTCCAGTTTCTTCTGATGACTATTATTTAAAGACGCAGGATGAAATGGCCCGGCTCTTTCGCGGCTGGCCCGAAGCGTTGGAAGCGACAGTACATATCGCAGACATGTGTAATGTGGAGATTGATTTAGGGAATCAGGTACTCCCTGAGTATCCTGTTCCACAAGGGGAGTCTGCCGGAAGCTACCTGCGGAAAAAGTGCGAAGAAGGAATTGCAAAGCGATACGGAGACACACCCGGACAGGGAGTGTGGGAGCGTCTTGACTATGAGCTTTCTGTTATTCACAGCATGAATTACGATGATTACTTTCTGATAGTCTGGGATTTTATGGACTATGCCCACACACAGGGAATGCTCACAGGCCCTGGCCGGGGATCAGCGGCAGGTTCCCTCGTCGCTTATGTTCTCGAAATTACCGATGTAGATCCCATACAGTATGAGTTACTCTTTGAGCGTTTCCTGAACCCGGAGCGTGTATCAATGCCTGATATCGATATTGATTTCCCCGATGACCGGAGAGATGAAGTTATCCGTTATGTGGCCCAGAAGTATGGGCGGGACCATGTGGCACAAATCATCACATTCGGAACATTAGCGGCAAAAGCAGCATTAAGAGATGGGGGACGGGTAATGCAGACCCCGCAAAAGCTCATTGACAGGCTGGCTAAACTCATCCCTTCAAAGCCCAATATAAAATTACACGAAGCAAAAAAAGACGTACCTGCAATCTCAAAGCTTTTAGAGGAACATGAGGAATTGGACGAGCTCTTCAGTATAGCTGTGGAAATTGAAGGTCTCCCACGCCACACATCCGTTCATGCAGCCGGTGTTGTAATTAGCAGAGATAAACTTACAGATATAGTCCCGGTACAAACCGGTAACGATGACATCAACCTTACACAGTATCCGATGGGGATACTTGAAGAACTGGGACTCCTGAAAATGGACTTCCTTGGTCTCAGGAACTTGAGCTTCATAAAAAACATTACAGAGCTTATCAAGGAAGACCATGGAGAGACGATTGATATAAAAGCGATTCCCTTTAATGACAAAAACACCTTTTCCATGCTCTCAGAAGGGGATGCAAGCGGTGTGTTTCAGCTCGAATCCTCTGGCATGAGGAGCGTCCTAAAACGTCTGAAACCGACTGAATTTGAAGATATCGTAGCGGTTAACGCGCTCTACAGACCGGGACCGATGGAAAACATTCCTGTTTATATTAAACGTAAACACGGGCTTGAGAAGGTCACCTATCCTCACGCTGACCTGAAGCCGATTCTTGAGAAAACATACGGTGTGCTCATTTATCAGGAGCAGATCATGCAGATTGCTTCCCGAATGGCCGGCTTTTCTCTTGGAGAGGCAGACATTCTCCGCCGGGCTGTAGGGAAGAAAAAGCGGGAAGTCCTTGAAAAGGGCAGGGCCCAATTTGTTGGAGGGTCAACAAAGAACGGCTATTCAGCAAAGGAAGCAGATGGTGTATACGATCTGATTGTCCGTTTTGCCGACTATGGATTTAACCGCAGTCATGCTGTTGCATACAGCATCATTGCCTATCAGCTGGCTTACCTGAAAGCAAATTATCCAACGTCCTTTCTTACTGCCCTTTTGTCCGGTGTGATTCATCATCAGGAGAAAATGGCGGAATATATAGCGGAAGCAAGAAGAAAAGGGATCAAAGTTAAAGGCCCTTCCGTCATTGAGAGCAGTGCACGCTTCAAAGCAATTGGAAATGAGATCTGGATTGGGTTAGCAGCTGTAAAAAACGTTGGTGTTCAGGCTATCCAGGCTATCCTTGAAGAAAGAGCGAAGGAGCCGTTTCAGGATTTATTTGACCTGTGTGCCCGTATTGCGCCGCGCCACCTTCCAAAACGGGCACTTGAAGCCTTGATTGTATCAGGGGCCTGTGATGAATTCGGTATTCATCGTGCCGGTCTTTTAGCCAATCTTGATGCAGCAATGGAATATGGGGCGAAATTAAACGAATCGAGATCACAAAAGGGAACGGCTTTGTTTGATGAAGATGTTGTAAAGCCCGATTATTTCGATGTGCCTCCTTTTGGAGATCAGGAGGAACTGCAATTTGAGAAGCAGGTACTCGGATTCTACGCAACAAATCACCCTGTCCATTCCTATGGCGATACCCTTGAAGAGTATCAGAGGTCAACTGTGAAACATACACTGGAAAACAGCGATGAAGGCAAAGTTGTACGTCTTGCAGGCCTCATTGAAGATGTGAAAGTCATTAAAACAAAAAAAAGACAGCAAATGGCTTTTATGCAGCTCACTGACGAGACTGGGGAAGCAGAGATTACGCTTTTTCCAAAGATTTTCGAAAAATACCGTTCTGTCGTAAATAAAGGTGAACTGTTATTTATAGAAGGGCGAACAAGCTATCATAACGGCCAGCTCAAAATTAATGCAGACAAGATGACACTTCTTGAAAATCTAAAGAAATCATTTAAACAAAAGGCAGGGAAGGTACTATATGTAAAACTTGACGGGGACCATCAGGACCCGGGCTACCGTGACAGGCTAAAAAGGATGTTGAAGGATGACCCTGGTGAAGTACGCGTTGTCCTGTATGATGAGGAGGTAAAAAAGGTGTACCGCCTTAATGAGGAATGGTCTGTATCGGGTGACGAAAGCCTGCTTATACGCCTTAAGGACCTCCTCGGTGAAAAAAACATCGTTATTAGACAAGAATAG